The Pleurodeles waltl isolate 20211129_DDA chromosome 7, aPleWal1.hap1.20221129, whole genome shotgun sequence genome includes a region encoding these proteins:
- the TMEM100 gene encoding transmembrane protein 100 produces the protein MPEDPIKEILDGPKCLEQAIVEKTNNNDCVMTAAVPRVSETQLTAATGGAELSCYRCTIPFGVVILIAGVVVTAVAYSFNSHGSIISVFGLVLLSSGLLLVCSSAFCWKIRQRKKRAKRRESQTALVANQRSLFA, from the coding sequence ATGCCTGAAGATCCAATAAAAGAGATTCTTGATGGTCCAAAGTGCTTGGAACAAGCAATAGTGGAAAAGACCAACAACAATGACTGTGTGATGACCGCTGCAGTTCCTCGTGTCAGTGAAACTCAGCTGACTGCAGCCACAGGTGGTGCTGAACTCTCTTGCTATCGCTGTACCATCCCCTTTGGAGTGGTCATTCtcattgctggtgtggtggtcactgCAGTTGCATACAGTTTCAATTCCCATGGATCAATCATTTCAGTATTTGGACTTGTCCTTTTATCATCTGGACTTCTTCTGGTGTGTTCTAGTGCCTTTTGCTGGAAAATCAGACAAAGGAAAAAGAGAGCCAAAAGGAGAGAGAGTCAGACTGCTCTTGTGGCCAATCAGAGAAGTTTATTTGCTTAG